The Proteobacteria bacterium CG1_02_64_396 DNA window AATCAGGCGACGGTCGGGTGGGGGGTGCTGATTCTGGCGGCGGGCAAGGGGACGCGGATGAAATCGGTCCTCCCCAAGGTGGCGCACCATTTTGCCGGTACGCCAATGCTGCTCCATGTGGTGGCACGCGCTCAAGCTGCCGAACCGGCGCGGGTCGCGGTGGTGCTCGGTCACGGGCGCGACCAGGTTGAGGCTCTGCTCGACCCCGGCGTGGATGTCGTTCATCAAGAGGAGCAGAAGGGCACGGGACACGCCGTGGCCATCACACGCGAATGCTGGGGTGACGAAGAGGTCCTGGTGGTCCTCTCCGGCGATACCCCGCTGGTCCCCACCCCTCTGATCCGATCCCTCGCCGAGGCGGCCCGCGATCCCCGGGTTGGTGTGGCGATGGCCACCATGCAGCTGCCCGATCCCCATGGGTATGGCCGCATCCTGCGCGATGAAAGCGGCGGCATTGTCGGAATCGTCGAAGAAAAAGATGCCAGCGCCGCGCAGCGGGCGATCACCGAGGTCAATCCCGGTATCTACGCCTTCCGCCTCCCCTGGCTGTGGCATGCCTTGGAGCGCGTGGACGACGACAACGTCCAGGGGGAGCTCTACCTGACCGACGTGATTGCCCTGGCCCGAGCCGACCACATGCAGGTGGTTGGCGTTGAGGAACCCGAGGGGTGGCTGCTGTCGGGCATCAATTCCCGTCAGCAACTGGTCGCGCTTGAAAACCGGTGGATGCGGCAGACGGTCGAAGCCTGGATGAGCCAGGGGGTGACTTGCCACAACCCCGAGCAAATCCGCATCGAAGGGCAGGTGACCCTGGGGCATGACGTCAGCCTGCATGGACCTCTGGTATTGCAGGGAAAGGTCGAGATTGCCTCGGGTGTGCTGGTCGAGCCCTATTGCTTGATTCGCGACAGCCGCATCGGCCCAGACGCGGTGATCCACGCCTACAGCCATATGGAACAAGCGCATGTGGAGGCGGGGGTTCAGCTTGGCCCCTATGCCCGACTTCGTCCCGGCGCCCAGTTGCAGGAGGGGGCCAAGGTCGGCAATTTCGTCGAGATCAAGAAGGCGGTGATTGGCCCCGGCGCGAAAGTGAACCATTTGAGCTACATTGGCGATGCCTCGGTGGGGGCCGGTAGCAACATCGGTGCCGGGGTCATCACCTGCAATTACGACGGTTACAACAAATTTCGCACCGAGATCGGTGCGGGTGCTTTTATCGGTTCCGACTGTCAGCTGGTCGCGCCGGTGACGGTGGGGGATGGGGCAATCGTTGGGGCGGGAACCACGGTGACCGGCGACGTGCCGAGTGACGCCCTGGCGGTCAGCCGCACCCCGCAAAAAAACATTGAAGGGTATGCCGCCAAAAAGCGGATGCAGCAGCGCAAAAAAGAGGGGTAACACACTATGTGCGGCATCGTCGGGACGGTTGGGGTCGACAACGGGGTTCCCTACCTGGTGCAGGGGCTCAAACGGCTGGAATACCGAGGCTATGACTCGGCGGGGGTTGCCGTCGTCGACCTGCACGGCGACCTGCGCCAGGTGCGACGGTTGGGCAAAGTGGCCGAATTGGAGGCAGCAACCCACGATTGCGCCCTCTACGGCACGCTGGGAATCGGCCATACCCGCTGGGCGACCCACGGCGCCCCCTCCGAGCGCAACGCTCACCCCCATGTGGTCGACGGGGTGGCGGTGGTGCACAACGGCATCATTGAAAACCACGAGACGCTGCGCCAGCAGCTGAGCGAACAGGGGGCGATGTTCACCTCCGAGACCGACACCGAGGTGATCCCCCAACTGATTGCCGCGCTGTTGCGGCAAGGTAAGGGGGGGGAGGAGGCGTTTCAAGCCGCTGTCGAGACCCTGGAGGGGGCCTACGCCATCGTTGCCATTCTGCCGGGCGAAAACCGCCTCTTCATCGCCCGTAAGGGGTCGCCCCTGATGATTGGTTTGGGGAGAGAAGAGGCCTGGATCGCCTCGGACGCCCTGCCCATCGTTCCCTACTCCCGTGACGTGATTTACCTTGAAAACGGCGACTGGGGTTGGGTGTCGGGGGGGGCTGTCGCTCTGTTCAATGGCGGTCAAGCGGTGGAGCGGCAAGCGGTGCACAGTCGTCTTGACGATGCCGCCGCCGACAAGGGGCCCTACCGCCACTACATGCTTAAAGAGATCTTCGAGCAGGGTGAGGTGGCGGCCCGACTGTTGGAAGAGCGGCTTCGTCCCGGCAACCGCATCAGCGATCATGGCATGGCACTCCCTAGCCAGGTGAAGGCGATCCTCTTTTTGGCCTGCGGCACCTCTTATCATGCCGGGATGGTCGCCACCTACCTGGTCGGGGAGTGGCTTGGGATCCCCGCCACCTGCGAGGTCGCCTCTGAGTTTCTCTACCGCCCCGGCGTGATTGCCGATGGCACCTTGGTGGTTCCGATCTCGCAATCGGGGGAGACCGCAGACACCCTGGCGGCGGTGCGCCGTGCCCCCACCATGGGAAGCAACATCCATGTGGTGGCGGTGTGCAATGTGCCTGAGTCGTCGCTCACCCGCCTGGCCGAGGGGGTGATCTACACCGATGCCGGCCCCGAGATCGGGGTCGCCTCGACCAAAGCCTTCACCACCCAGATTTTGGCGCTGGCGACCCTGCTGCTGGCGATTAAGCAGCGCACAACTGACCTGGATCCAGCGCTTATCGAGGACCTGCAAACCCTACCCCGCAAGTTGGGCCAGGCGCTGGAGCAGGCTGAGATCATCGCCGCCCACGCCCGCGATTACCGGGATTGCACCTCGGCCCTGTTTTTGGGCAGAGGGCGCTATTTTCCCATCGCCTTGGAGGGAGCGCTCAAGCTCAAAGAGATCAGTTACATTCACGCCGAGGGTTATGCTGCGGGCGAGATGAAACACGGCCCCATCGCCCTGATCGACGAGAAGATGCCGGTGGTGGTGCTCTTGCCCGACGGTCCCTTGCTCGAAAAAGCGCTCTCCAACGTTGAAGAGGTTAAGGCTCGCGGTGGACGGGTGATCGCGGTCAGCGATGTTCCCGAACGGGTGCCGCAAAACCTGGTGGAGTGGA harbors:
- a CDS encoding UDP-N-acetylglucosamine diphosphorylase/glucosamine-1-phosphate N-acetyltransferase, whose protein sequence is MNQATVGWGVLILAAGKGTRMKSVLPKVAHHFAGTPMLLHVVARAQAAEPARVAVVLGHGRDQVEALLDPGVDVVHQEEQKGTGHAVAITRECWGDEEVLVVLSGDTPLVPTPLIRSLAEAARDPRVGVAMATMQLPDPHGYGRILRDESGGIVGIVEEKDASAAQRAITEVNPGIYAFRLPWLWHALERVDDDNVQGELYLTDVIALARADHMQVVGVEEPEGWLLSGINSRQQLVALENRWMRQTVEAWMSQGVTCHNPEQIRIEGQVTLGHDVSLHGPLVLQGKVEIASGVLVEPYCLIRDSRIGPDAVIHAYSHMEQAHVEAGVQLGPYARLRPGAQLQEGAKVGNFVEIKKAVIGPGAKVNHLSYIGDASVGAGSNIGAGVITCNYDGYNKFRTEIGAGAFIGSDCQLVAPVTVGDGAIVGAGTTVTGDVPSDALAVSRTPQKNIEGYAAKKRMQQRKKEG